The genomic interval ACCAACGTCATGAACGGTCTGAACCGCGGCATCGATCCGGGCGGCAACTCGATCGGGACACCCACAGAGTTCGTGCACGGCGTCGCGGCCAACCCCGGCGCGGTCGATCAAGAGCGCGAAGTCGAACGCTATCGGTACAAGGTCGAGGCCGGGGCCGACTTCGCCGTCACGCAACCGATCTTCGACCCGCAGGCACTCGAGCGCTTCCTCGAGCGCGTGGGAAGCGGAAGCATCCCGGTCATCGCGGGGATTTGGCCTTTCCTGAACCTCCGCAACGCCGAGTTTCTCGCGTGCGAGGTGCCGGGCGTGGTAGTACCCGACGAGATCGTCGAGCGCATGCGCAGCGCCCAGGAAAGCGGTTCTGACGCCGCCCTCGAGGAAGGCGTGCTCATCGCTCTCGAGATGATCGAAGCGGTGCGGCCGCACGTGCAAGGATTCCACCTCAGCGCCCCGAGCCGGCGCGTCGACGTAGCGCTGCGCGTGCTTCGTGAGGCAGGCGTCAGCGCGACCGCTTGATGCCTGTGTAGCCCTGGGGAGCTGCTAAAGCTAAACCTGATCCAAGATCCTGCGGAGACGACGGCCCGCGCCGCGGTTCCCCAGGTTGCTGACGTAGACCTTCTCGGCCCCGACGCGTCGCAGCGCGCGAATCGTACGCGCGCAGATCTCCTCAGCGGAAGCGCTCTCGAATTCGCGCGTCACCTCTTCGGCCGGGACCGGGAAGAAGCCTCCGAGGACCTCTAGAGTCTTTGCGTTGGCACTGCGGTAGAAGAAGACCCCGAATACCGTGGGCACCGTCGCCCCGACCGCGTGCATGCGTTCCAGAAAGCGCTCGACCCCCTGGAGGCTGTGATGCGAAACGACCTGCGTCAGAGCGAAGTCCGCGTGGGCGTCGTCCGCCGCCAGGAACGCAACCTGCTCCTCGGCGTCGCGGTGCGGGTTCGCCCACCCTCCCAGGACCAGGTCAGGGAGTCGCCCGCGCAGGAGCTCGCGGAGGTCGCGTCCGTGAGGCACGCAACGCGGCACACCGACCGACTCGTCGCCTCCGAGGACCGTGAGCGCATCGAATCCGTCGGATTTCGCGCGCGATGCGAACATCATGCAGTAGTCGAGCGTGTGCTTCGCGGTCAGAATCGGGATGATGCGGCGCAGGTCGACGTCGTCACCCGCGTTCGCGCCGACGTGCGCGAGATTCTCCTCTTCGGCCGCCCCCACCGCGTTGTCAGTGAGGAAGACGAAGAGGTCGTCGCTGGTCAGCCGGCCGAGTGAGTGGTGCAGGTCGATCCAAGCGCCCATGCCGTCTTCGGCCTCTAGATCCGACCGCGGGGGCCGTAACTCCACGGCCACGAGCGGACCGGGCTGGTGCAGACGCTCGAGCAGAAGGGCGTGACGTCCGGCAGCGGGTGTCGTCAACGGGCGCCTACCAGAGCCTCGACCTCGTCCTCGGCCGTGGGTAGCGACGCGGTCAGCACCTCGCAGCCCTCGTCGGTGACGAGCACGTCATCCTCGATGCGCACGCCGATGCCCGAGAACCGAGGAGCGGATTCTTCGCAGACACCCGGACGGAAGTAGAGACCAGGCTCTATCGTGAAGACCATGCCCGGTTCGAGCACCCTCGACTCACCCGCTACCACGTAGTCCGCGGGATCGTGCAGGTCGAGCCCGAGCCAGTGAGACGTCTGATGCGGAAAGAACGGTCGGTACGTAGCCTCGCTGAGCAGCTCCTCCGTGGAGCCCGAGAGCACACCGAGCCCCACCAACCCGTCGACGATCCTACGAGCCGCAGCGTCGTGAACCGAGGCGATCGTGACCCCCGGGGCAACCTGCTCCACCGCCGCCCGGCGCGCGGCTTCGACGATTCGATAGACGTCGCGTTGCGTGTCTGAGAAGCCACCGCCAGCCGGATACGTGCGCGTGACGTCTCCGTTGTACAGCGCCACCTCGGCTCCGGCGTCGATCAAGACCAGCGCACCATCGGCGATGGTGTCTCGGTTCTCCACGTAGTGGAGGATACATGCGTTGGCGCCGGACCCGACGATCGTCGCGAAGCCCGGTCCCATGGCCCCCGCGGCCCTGAACCCAGCGTCTACCGCAGCCTCCACGACCCACTCCCCCACCCCGGCCGCGATGGCAGCAGCGCCCGACCGGTGACCCTCGGCGCTGATGCGTGCCGCGGCTCGGATCGCCTCGATCTCCTCGGCATCCTTCCGCAAACGCAACGCATCCAGGATCTCACCGGGATCGACCAGCCCGCGGGGTCCGGTGCCCCGTCGCATGCCGCTGGCGCGCGCCTGCTCCAGGGCTCGGCGAACGAAGTCGTCCGCTCGGTCGCCCGCCCCCAGACGATAGTGGATGCGATCACCCGCTTGCAGCAGACCCGGCAGTCTGTCCTCCATCTCCGACACCGAGTAGCATTCGTCGGCGCCGAATCGCTCCGCCGCGGCATCGGGCCCGAGCCGCGGACCTGCCCACCGCTCCTCCTTCGCATCGCGCGGGCGGACGAAGAGAACGAAGCGTGGATCGTCCCCACCCACGAGCACAAGGAGGGTTCCCGGCTCCGTCGTCCCGGTGACGTAGTACAGCTCACTGTCAGGGCGATACCTGTACTCGGTATCTCTCGAGCGGTACCGCTGCGGGGCGGACGGCAAGATCATGACTGCGGAGCCCAGTCGGCTCAGAACGGCCTCACGTCTGCGCCGGCAGGTCTCGACCGAAGGGCCGTCCAGAGTCGGGAGTTGGCTCATGGCGGCAAACTAGCGGCCGCCACCGGGCATCGGCACCCCAGCAGCCCGTGGTAGAAGTACCACCGGCTGCTAGGGCAAGCGGCAAGCTCGCTCACGACTTATGATTTACGCGTGCGAATTCCATGCCTTGGGGTGACGTGCCTGCTCGCGCTCGCGGGTCACGCCGCAGCGCAGACCGTGCGAGGTGTCGTAGCGGAGGACGGCGCCGGGACCCCTCTCACCGGCGCGATGGTCGTTCTCTTCGACGTCGACGGCGAGGTGGTCGACCGAGTGCTCACCGACGCCACCGGCGGGTTCATCACGCAGGCGGACCACCCCGGCCGCTACTACGTCCGCGTCGACCGGATCGGGTACTCGAGCCTGACGACGGATCCGTTCGACGTACCGGTGCGCGGCACGTTCCGGCGCATCGATGTACCGATCCGTCCCATCCGGCTTCGCGGGCTCGACGTGTCCGGCTCACCACGGTGCGAAGTCCGGCCCGAGGAGGGGCGCGTCACCGCCCGAGTGTGGGCCGAGACACGAAAGGCGCTGGAAGCCGCCGCGTGGACCCAGTCGACGGGGATCTACCGCTATACGCTGCTGCATTTCATTCGGGACCTCGACCGAAGCGGAGATGACATCCTGGACGAGCAGCGGTCCTTTAGTCGGGGCTCGACGAACGCCCCGTTCGTCAGCCTGCCCGCTGGGGAGCTCGTAGCCAAGGGCTTCGTTCAAGAGGATCCCGACTCCGGCACCATCTACCACGCTCCGGATGCCGAGGCGTTCCTGAGTGACGCTTTCCTCGACACGCATTGCATGGGAGTGCGTCGCGGTGATGCCGGCTCGATCGGTCTGGTGTTCGAGCCGATCGAGGGCCGGACGCTCCCGGACATCAAGGGCGTCTTGTGGCTCGACGAGGAAACCGCCGAGCTGGACCGACTGGAGTTTTCATACGTGAATGTCTCCCCGGGCAGGGAGATCGGTGAGCCGGGCGGGCACGTGGCCTTCACGCGACTGCCCAACGGGACTTGGATCGTGCGTGAGTGGTGGATCCGCATGCCGATCATGGCGGTCGACGCGTACGGCCGGCTGCGTCGGCGCGGGTACAGGGAGGAGGGCGGCGTCGCGTGGCGGGTCACCGAGCGTTCGGGCGAGATCGTGCTGGAATCGTCCACCGCAACGATTTCGGGTTCCGTACAAGACTCCATCCGGGTGGGACCGGCCCTATCGGTTACCGTTCGCGTGCTGGATACGGGCGAGGAAGGGGACATCAAGCCCGACGGGTCGTTTTTGCTGCCTGGACTCGCAGGCGGCCTGCACAAGCTCGTGGTTCGGCACCCACTGCTCGACACGCTCGGCTTGCCGGCCCCGGTCACGGAAGTCGAGAGCGTGCTCGGTCAGATGACTCACGTCAGCCTACGTGTGCCGACGCTCGCGGACGCTTTGAGAGAGGTGTGCGGCGGAGAGCCTCGGCCGCCTCAGACGGCGCCCCTGTTCGGCCGGGTGACCGACGCGGCGGGTCGGCCCCAGGCCAACATCGAGGTAAAGCTGGCGTGGCTGAAAACCGCCGACTACAAGCCGCCCTTGCTCGCGGTGCCCCGGGGCCTTGGCGGAGAGGTCGCGCGGGAGTGGACACTCGGATCAGAAGAAAACCGGACGACGGTTGAGACGATGACCGATTCGCGCGGCATCTTCGTGCTTTGTGATGTCCCCCATGGATCGCGCCTGCGTCTGGACGTCGCGCGGTCGGATGGAGCCGGCGCATCGAGGCGCCCGCTTGTGCGAAGGGGTGCCGAAGTTGCGATCGTCACGGTGACGATCGAGGACGGCAGGTAGAGCCTAGTCGCGGCCTCCCCAGGATGCTCGGAAGCCGACCTGGAACGACAGATCGGGTCCAGGCTCGAAGAATCGGCTACCGAACGCGTTCACCGCCACGGAAGCGATGTAGTCCTTGTCCAACGCGTTCGTCAGCGCGACCCAGGGGGAGAGGTTCATGTTGCCCAAGGTGATCTCGTCGAGCCCAGCCCTGAGGTCCACCAGGAAGTAGGAGGGTGTCGTCGTCGTATTCCGATCGTTCACCGGCACTTCATCCATATACGTCCCGGCGATCTCCGCCCACACCCGACCCGGGCTGAAGCGCAGGACAGCCTGGCCTCGGTTCGGAGACACACCGGGAACCTGGTTGCCGCTCAGGTCGTCCCCACCCAACTCATATTGCTCGAATTGAGCGTCTATGTGCGCGTAGCTCACATCTCCCCGGACGACCCCGTCACTGGACGCAACAGACAGTGTCGCCTCCAGACCGCGATGCCGCGACTCGCCCGAGTTTCGGAAGAAGCTCACGTCGTCGAGACCCTCTACCTCGAAACGGACGAGCTCATTTCGGAGATTCGTCTGGTATCCGGTCACTTCGAAGACGGCGTTCGACCCCATGCTACCACGGATCCCCAATTCGTAGGACTCTCCTCTCATCGGATCGAGGTCCGGGTTGAAGCCACCGGCGGCGTTCGGTTGATTCGAGAGTTCGCTCGTCGTCGGAGTTTCGAACACCGTGCCGAACGAGGCGAACAGGTTGACGGACGGCCCCGCCGGTACGCTGATCCCGATCGAAGGACTCACCGCATCCATCGTCCGCGTGCCCGAGTCGTCGGGGTTCTCCGGGGTCACAGGTACGCGGTCGTCGGCTGTGAAGTCGTGGTTGTCATACCTCAGGCCCGCTAGAACGATCGCTCCGCCCACCAACTTCAGCGTTCCCTGAAGGAAGACGCTCGCACTCCGCACATCCTCAGCTTGATCGAGGAAGGGAGCGGCTCCCGCCGCAGGCTGACCCGTCCCAAACCCCCTTGCGATCTCCGATCGATCGTCGTTCTGCAAGTTGTAGTCGAATCCACCTTGCCAGTTGAAGTCCGCAGAGCCGGCCGAAACGGTACTGCCCAACTGGGCGCGAAAGCCCCCTCCCTTCCTCGAGAGATCGATGACGTCGAAGGGGATCGGATTGTTGATGGTCCTGTGCACGCCGTATGCCGAGAAGTCCGCCTGAAGCGCATCTCCCAGAGGGCCTGCCCAGCGCACACCAGCCTGCTGCTGCTGCAGTGTCTTTCCGGTTCTGAATCTGAGATATAGGTCGTTGATCTGACGGTAGACATCGCTTTCGAAGTCATCCGTCTTCGATCCCGCGTTCTCGGCGTCCAGATCCAATACGTTGGCGGTCAGCGACAGCTCGCCTCCCGCAAGCGGCGTCGTGACTCGCGCGTTGAACCCGAGCCGGTCCGACCCTCCGTAGTTCGTGCCGAGCGTATCGATGCGGGGCGATCCCGCAGCGATCGTCCGATAGCCGTCCCACCTCTGGGCTGACACGGTCACGAGGTAACCGGTGTTCTCCACCGTCCCGGACGCGGTCAACTGTCCGCGCCACAACCCGTCACTGCCCGTCACGCCCATGACTTCTGTTTCGAACGGGATCGTCGCGGGATCCCGGGTCGTAAAAGAAAGCACCCCGCCCGCAGCGTTTCCGAACAGCGCCGACGCTGGCCCTCGGAGGGCCTCGACTCGCGCCAGCGAGCCGATATCCAAATGATCGAGGCTGCTCTGTCCATCGGGGAGCGTCGCTGGGATCCCGTCGACGATCACCCTAATCCCTCGGAGTCCGAACTGGGCTCGGGCTCCGAACCCGCGAATCGCCACGCGCTCTCCTACGGCCGGGTTGAAGCGGTTCTGTACCTGGACACCGGGCAACAGCTGGAGCGCGTCCCCCAAGAAGAAGCCACTTCGTCCGCGCTGGAGATCCCTCCCCCTCAACGCCGAGACGGAGAGCGGCGCCGCGTTTTGCAAGATGGGAGTCCTGAGAACCCGGACCTCGATCGGTGCCAGCGGAATCGTGTCACTCGCTTGCTGCAGCAAGGGAGCGGGTACCGCGGCCGCTGCGAAAAGGCCGCTCGGTTGCGACAGAACAACCGTAGCAACGAGGGTCATCAAGGCGAGGGGTCCCAGATTTCCGGGGCTCCTGGTCTTTTCGCGGGACATAACGCCTCCTGAAAGGGTGGGCTTCTTGGTGCCCACGGAGCGTAGAAGAGAGCAGCCCGCAGCGTCGGTGTCCAGGCAGAATCGCTACGCCCCCAAACCCCTCGACTAGCGCCCCCTGCACAGCCCCCGGCCTCTTGGCGGACTACAGGTATCGGTACACGACCACCCGGACCGAGCGGCACCGTTCGGACCGCGTCCGGCGGGACGATTTCGAGGACAGCTGCCGGAAGTCGCTTGGAGAGCATCGGCGGTGCGTCGGGAGGGGCGCCGACAGACACCAGCACGGCCAAGAGACGTTGGCGAAACCGGCCGGACGCAGGAGGCGAGACCGCCCGTGGACCCGTCCCGACCTCCTGTCTATACTCCGGCTCCCATGACCCAACTCCCCACGTCTTTCCCCACCACGATGCGGCATTTCGCCCTTCTCACAGCGCTGATCTCGGCCTCGGCGTACGTCCCTTCGGCGGCGCGCTGTCAGAGCTCGACGGACGACGATGGCATCCGTATAGGCATCAGTGTTGGCGGCGTGAGCACGGTGGGTCTGTTGCTCGAGTACTTCGACGGCAACCGCAGCCTCGACCTGACCGTGGGCACGTGGGCCTTCCGTGACCTGAGTCTCTCGCTCGTGGTGAAGCAATACTTTGGGGCCAACGCCGTGAGACCCTTCGTGGGCGCGGGCCTGTGGGTGGTCGCGGCCAAGCCGTCGGACGAGAGACTCGGCCTCGCAGCCGTGCTGAGAGCGCCCGTGGGTGTCGACTGGAACGTGGCCGGCGCACACTCGCTCGGCGCGAGCATCAACGTCAGCCGAGCGCTTTGGGTTCGGCGCACCGACCCCGAAGACGACCGGCCACTCAACCGCAGGTGGGTCCCGCTCCCCGGCATCTACTACCGGTTCGAGCCGCGCTGAAGACTAGGCACATGCAACTGCGCCACGCTCACCATTCCTCAGGTTCGTCCCAGCTCTCGGACCAGAACTTTCGCTCTTCCTCATCGATCTCTCTGATGTCGAGCGGCTCATCTTCATCGGCGGTCAGGGTCCCCGTAATCAGGATCGCATCGAGGGCCTCGTCGTCGACCACCGGGATTCGAGGGCGCAGGTGCTCACGCAAGCGTAGCCGGAGACTGATGCCAGCCGCGAAGGCCAGCAGAACCAGTCCGGTCCAGAAGACGAGCCAGAAGAGTGCGACCATTAGAAGGCTGTTGAAGAGGTACAGCGGGCCGCGTTGGGGATGCCACGGCCCCAGGTCCTAGGCGGGGCGACGACGCCATAGCCGTCGCTACGGCTAGGAGCCCCAACGACGGAGATGGGGCCGTGCCACCCCAACCCACAGACCTGTGTGTTCAAATCTGCCATGGCGTTGGGCGCATGGCGGTTACGCGGTTGATCCATCGTCTCTCCTCGTCGCCGTAGCTCGGCTACGACTCCTCGTCGTTCCTTGCCTGAACGCGCGCAAGCGCCACGCGCGCGGCCCACTGTACTTCTTCAACAGCCTTCTAATCGATCGGCTCCATACCCACGTACTTGAGACCGCTTCCCGTATTGAAGAGCACGACCTCGTCGTCTGCAGAGATCAAGCCCTTCTCCATCAGCATGGGGACTGCGGCTGCCGTCGCGCCACCCTCCGGCGCCGCGAAGATGCCGGTGTCCGTCCCGATGTGTCGGACCCACTCTGCCATCACATGGTCCGCGACGGCAACCGCTCCACCACCAGACTCCCGGAGAGCCCGCAGGATGAGGAAGTCCCCCACTGCACCGGGCACACGCAGCCCCGAAGCGTACGTCGCGGCTCCCTGCCACGTCTCGGCGCTCTCGCGACCGGCCTCCCACGCCCGTACCATCGGCGCACAGCCGGCGGCCTGCACGGTGAACATCTTGGGTCGCTCGGAGCCGATCCACCCCAAGCGCTCCATTTCGTCGAATGCCTTCCACATCCCGATCAAACCGGTCCCACCGCCGGTCGGGTAGACGATCGAGTCGGGAAGTCGCCCGCCCAGCTGCTCGTGAAGTTCGTAGCCCATGGTCTTTTTGCCCTCCACGCGATACGGCTCCTTGAGCGTGGAGAGGTCGAACCATCCGTGCTGCTCGACACCTTGCTTCACGACTCGGCCGCAGTCACTGATGAGGCCATCGAGTAGCTGAACGTCCGCGCCGAACGCCGTCATCTCTTCGAGGATCGGCCTCGGCGTGTCCGTGGGAACGACAACGTGCACGGGGAGACCGGCGGCGGCTCCGTACGCCGCGGCAGCACTGCCAGCGTTGCCCGCAGAGGGAAGCGCGAGCTCCTTCGCGCCCAGCTCGAGGGCTCGCGAAACCGCGAGGCAGAGGCCCCGATCTTTGAAGCTCCCGGTCGGGTTCTGACCCTCGTCCTTGATCCAGACCTTGCTGACTCCGAGACGTGACGCGGTGCGTGGGGCGTCGATGAGCGGCGTCCAACCCTCCCCCAGCTTCACCTGGGCGGAACGATCCCGAACAGGAAGAACCTCTTCGTAGCGCCAGAGGCTAGCCTCACGCCCAGCGACAGCGTCCGGCGTGAACCGGTCGGCGATGGCGTCCAGGTCGTACCGTGCGAAGAGCGGTTTGCCCGCAGCCGACAACCCGATCAACTGCTCGCTCTCGACGACTTCGCCGGAGCCCGTGCACTCGAGGTGGGTGGCGCCGGGAAGGGGCGTCTGCTCCGACATCAGCTCTCTCTCTCGTTTCGTGTTGCATAGGTGGATTCCGCGCCTTCAGCACGCAGCACGCGGACCCCCAGCGTCAGTGCGATCGCCGCGAACGGAACAAGCCAGAGCGGAGGGGGAGCCTCGGGATCCGACAGGAGCTCCCTCGACATCGGCATGGAAGCGAGTACGACGATCGACGCGTTGTTGACGAGGTGCATGAGCACACCAGTCCAGATCGAGGCGGTGCGCCACACAGCCCATGCAATGACGATACCCAACGAGGCAGTCGGGAGGAACCGGATCACGGTCTGAAACGACAGGTGGAACGCGCCGAACATGGCGCCGTTGAGCAGCACGAACCGCCATGGATCGAGCGCGCGCGTACCTCCGAGAAGCACGCCCCGAAAGACGATCTCCTCACAGAACGCGGGCGTCACGGCGAGAAGGAGTAGAAGCCACGCCAGTCGCCCCGCGCTGTCCGCAGTGACGAGCTCTTCGAGACCCTCGAGAGTCTCCCAAGGGATAGGCAGGAAGAACGTCTGGAGCCACCCGACAAACCACGCGGCCGGGGTCGCCCCCGCGATGAGCAGCAAGGCTCCCAGTGCGCCCCGCCGAGTGGGGCGGCCGAGCGATAGCGTGCGACCGAGGTCGAAGCCCCCCAAGTAGACGAAGAGTAGCGCCGGCACGAAGAGCAGAAGCCACTCCGCGGCGAGCAGGCCGCTCTCGCCTAGCATGATCTGAAGACGAACGCCCAGGAACAGGAAGAGAAGCGCCACGAAGGCGACGAATCCCAACGCCTGTCCCGGGCGTGGGACTCCGCGGGTGGGGCCGTGCGCCGGCATGCGCACGCCGTACCGCCTTGCAAGGTCGCGGAAGCGAGTCATCGATTCAGACTAGGCGTTTGAACGTCGGACGCGCCAGCGGCATCGTTCGTGAAGTGTACATTCACCATGGAGTGTACATCCGCGTGGGGCCTACGACATCTACACACGTAGAAGCAACCCTGTGCGGGATACGGCGCATCGAAGCGAAGGAATGAAAGAGATCTCTGCGGGACCTTCTGAGAGTCAGTTGATCCGGCTGGCCGCAGCTGGTGACGCCCGAGCGATCCGGACGCTGTACGACCGGTATTCGCCAAGGGTCTATGCCGTGGTGCGCCGAATCGCCGGCGACGATGATCTGGCTCAAGACTATGCGCAGGAGGCCTGGATCCGAGCGATCCGGGCCTTACCGACGTTCAGAGGTGACGCGCGCTTCTCGACGTGGCTGCACCGGATCGCGGTGAACGCGGCGCTGCAGGCACTCCGGAAGTCGGAGACCAGAAAGAAGCGGGAAGGACCGGTACCCGACCAGGTACCGGTAGCGCCCCGCGGAGGCGATGCACTGTTGCAACAGCGGCTCGAGCGAGCTCTAGACGAGCTGCCGCATGGAATGAGACGCGTTCTTATCCTCCACGATGTGGAGGGCTATACACATGAGGAGATCGGAGACACGCTGGGCGTGACCTCCGGCACATCGAAGTCACAGCTGTTCAAGGCGCGAGCGAAGATGAGAGAGATGCTCACTGTCTTGCACGGCGCAGCGCAGGAACATGGAGCAGAAGCATGGAGCATCTAAACACTGAGACGCTGGCACGGCTGGTGGATCACGCTCCCCGGCCCGAGGAAGCGGCCCATATCGCCGAGTGCGGGGCATGCTCCGCAGAATTGGAGGCGATGCGCGGTCAGACGGATGCGCTGCGCTCGCTGCCGGAGATCAGGCCTCCTCAGGGGGATTGGCATGGGCTCGAAGCGCGCTTGCGCTCCGAAGGGCTAGTGGAGGACCCCGGACTATTCCGCAAGATGGGCCTCGCTCAGACACCGGCGTGGATGCGAGCCGCCGCCGCGATCATGCTCTTCCTCTCGGGGACCGGCGCAGGCGCGCTGCTCACATCGCAGGGCGCGGCGGAGCCGCTGGGCGAGCTCGCGATGCTCTCCAACGCGGCATTCTTCGCGAATACCACGAGCGTCGAAGAAGGGGCGTCAGCGGTGCGGGTGGCCGAACAGAACTACGTGACAGCGATCACTCGGTATCAACAACTGCTGATCTCACGGTCCGGCATCGAGGCCGGGGTCGATCCGATGAGTCGGTACGCGGCGCTCGAGCACCTGGCCGCTGTCAGTCAGGCGGCGGTCCGACAGGCTCCGGGTGATTTGTTCCTGAACGGGCTGCTCGTCTCGGTGCTCGGTGAGCGTGAGGCCACGGCCCGGTTGGTGGCGAGCCGGGACAACTGGTTCTGATGCTCCTTCGAACGCTGTACCGCCTTGCGGCCGTCGGAGCGCTGATCCTGATGCCCACGTCTGTGCCGGCGCAACGCGCCGACGCGCGCTTCGGGGACGCGTCGCCGGGATGGATCGGAATCTCGATCGCCGTCGTCAGGACCCAGACCACCAGCGATGGCGCGACAGCTACCGTCGTGATCACGGACGTGAACGATCCGAGCCCGGCACGCGCCGCGGGGCTACGAGCCGGAGACGTGCTTCTCCGCATCAACGACATCCGTGACGTGAGGGGCTTCGAGAACGTCGCCAGTCGGCTGTATCTCGATCCCGGTGACCCTGTGCACATCGTGTACGTGAGAGACGGACGACGGCACCAGATCGATCTGAGGGCGGGTGATCGCTTCCGAGCCGAGCCCGCGCCCACGTACACGCTTCGCTTCCAGCCGGACTCCATGGTCGAGACCGCGTTTCGGGCGATGAAGTCGCTCCGCGTGCGGCTCGTGCAA from Gemmatimonadota bacterium carries:
- a CDS encoding aminopeptidase P N-terminal domain-containing protein, encoding MSQLPTLDGPSVETCRRRREAVLSRLGSAVMILPSAPQRYRSRDTEYRYRPDSELYYVTGTTEPGTLLVLVGGDDPRFVLFVRPRDAKEERWAGPRLGPDAAAERFGADECYSVSEMEDRLPGLLQAGDRIHYRLGAGDRADDFVRRALEQARASGMRRGTGPRGLVDPGEILDALRLRKDAEEIEAIRAAARISAEGHRSGAAAIAAGVGEWVVEAAVDAGFRAAGAMGPGFATIVGSGANACILHYVENRDTIADGALVLIDAGAEVALYNGDVTRTYPAGGGFSDTQRDVYRIVEAARRAAVEQVAPGVTIASVHDAAARRIVDGLVGLGVLSGSTEELLSEATYRPFFPHQTSHWLGLDLHDPADYVVAGESRVLEPGMVFTIEPGLYFRPGVCEESAPRFSGIGVRIEDDVLVTDEGCEVLTASLPTAEDEVEALVGAR
- a CDS encoding carboxypeptidase regulatory-like domain-containing protein, whose protein sequence is MRIPCLGVTCLLALAGHAAAQTVRGVVAEDGAGTPLTGAMVVLFDVDGEVVDRVLTDATGGFITQADHPGRYYVRVDRIGYSSLTTDPFDVPVRGTFRRIDVPIRPIRLRGLDVSGSPRCEVRPEEGRVTARVWAETRKALEAAAWTQSTGIYRYTLLHFIRDLDRSGDDILDEQRSFSRGSTNAPFVSLPAGELVAKGFVQEDPDSGTIYHAPDAEAFLSDAFLDTHCMGVRRGDAGSIGLVFEPIEGRTLPDIKGVLWLDEETAELDRLEFSYVNVSPGREIGEPGGHVAFTRLPNGTWIVREWWIRMPIMAVDAYGRLRRRGYREEGGVAWRVTERSGEIVLESSTATISGSVQDSIRVGPALSVTVRVLDTGEEGDIKPDGSFLLPGLAGGLHKLVVRHPLLDTLGLPAPVTEVESVLGQMTHVSLRVPTLADALREVCGGEPRPPQTAPLFGRVTDAAGRPQANIEVKLAWLKTADYKPPLLAVPRGLGGEVAREWTLGSEENRTTVETMTDSRGIFVLCDVPHGSRLRLDVARSDGAGASRRPLVRRGAEVAIVTVTIEDGR
- a CDS encoding TonB-dependent receptor, translated to MSREKTRSPGNLGPLALMTLVATVVLSQPSGLFAAAAVPAPLLQQASDTIPLAPIEVRVLRTPILQNAAPLSVSALRGRDLQRGRSGFFLGDALQLLPGVQVQNRFNPAVGERVAIRGFGARAQFGLRGIRVIVDGIPATLPDGQSSLDHLDIGSLARVEALRGPASALFGNAAGGVLSFTTRDPATIPFETEVMGVTGSDGLWRGQLTASGTVENTGYLVTVSAQRWDGYRTIAAGSPRIDTLGTNYGGSDRLGFNARVTTPLAGGELSLTANVLDLDAENAGSKTDDFESDVYRQINDLYLRFRTGKTLQQQQAGVRWAGPLGDALQADFSAYGVHRTINNPIPFDVIDLSRKGGGFRAQLGSTVSAGSADFNWQGGFDYNLQNDDRSEIARGFGTGQPAAGAAPFLDQAEDVRSASVFLQGTLKLVGGAIVLAGLRYDNHDFTADDRVPVTPENPDDSGTRTMDAVSPSIGISVPAGPSVNLFASFGTVFETPTTSELSNQPNAAGGFNPDLDPMRGESYELGIRGSMGSNAVFEVTGYQTNLRNELVRFEVEGLDDVSFFRNSGESRHRGLEATLSVASSDGVVRGDVSYAHIDAQFEQYELGGDDLSGNQVPGVSPNRGQAVLRFSPGRVWAEIAGTYMDEVPVNDRNTTTTPSYFLVDLRAGLDEITLGNMNLSPWVALTNALDKDYIASVAVNAFGSRFFEPGPDLSFQVGFRASWGGRD
- a CDS encoding threonine synthase, which gives rise to MSEQTPLPGATHLECTGSGEVVESEQLIGLSAAGKPLFARYDLDAIADRFTPDAVAGREASLWRYEEVLPVRDRSAQVKLGEGWTPLIDAPRTASRLGVSKVWIKDEGQNPTGSFKDRGLCLAVSRALELGAKELALPSAGNAGSAAAAYGAAAGLPVHVVVPTDTPRPILEEMTAFGADVQLLDGLISDCGRVVKQGVEQHGWFDLSTLKEPYRVEGKKTMGYELHEQLGGRLPDSIVYPTGGGTGLIGMWKAFDEMERLGWIGSERPKMFTVQAAGCAPMVRAWEAGRESAETWQGAATYASGLRVPGAVGDFLILRALRESGGGAVAVADHVMAEWVRHIGTDTGIFAAPEGGATAAAVPMLMEKGLISADDEVVLFNTGSGLKYVGMEPID
- a CDS encoding CPBP family intramembrane metalloprotease, whose protein sequence is MTRFRDLARRYGVRMPAHGPTRGVPRPGQALGFVAFVALLFLFLGVRLQIMLGESGLLAAEWLLLFVPALLFVYLGGFDLGRTLSLGRPTRRGALGALLLIAGATPAAWFVGWLQTFFLPIPWETLEGLEELVTADSAGRLAWLLLLLAVTPAFCEEIVFRGVLLGGTRALDPWRFVLLNGAMFGAFHLSFQTVIRFLPTASLGIVIAWAVWRTASIWTGVLMHLVNNASIVVLASMPMSRELLSDPEAPPPLWLVPFAAIALTLGVRVLRAEGAESTYATRNERES
- a CDS encoding sigma-70 family RNA polymerase sigma factor, whose protein sequence is MKEISAGPSESQLIRLAAAGDARAIRTLYDRYSPRVYAVVRRIAGDDDLAQDYAQEAWIRAIRALPTFRGDARFSTWLHRIAVNAALQALRKSETRKKREGPVPDQVPVAPRGGDALLQQRLERALDELPHGMRRVLILHDVEGYTHEEIGDTLGVTSGTSKSQLFKARAKMREMLTVLHGAAQEHGAEAWSI